A part of Methanocalculus alkaliphilus genomic DNA contains:
- a CDS encoding iron-containing alcohol dehydrogenase → MEERIVIIRGFLMTVDTLRKFVMPEVIIGDGARRRAGFYLENYGIQRLLLVTDPGIVRAGWADEIRALADDHGVTVMIFSGISENPRTDEVHAGAEIYHRAGCDGILAIGGGSPMDAAKGISILATNGGDIREYEGVDRIRHMGPPLICIPTTAGSSADVSQFAIITDQAEQRKFGIISKMIIPDISLIDPSLLSTLPREFIAYSGFDALTHAIEAYVSTGSSPMTDLHASQAIRLLHRALPAAYRSRDDASAAMSMMLGSLHAGLAFSNASLGLVHAMGHAISGMYDLPHGEVNSLLLPHVIRYNYPASMERYNQIARILGASDEEIQEGGVSAIVDAIRRLGGDVGITGTLGDRGMMHDQIPDLAASAVLDPCLVTNPVFPEIEEVIALYEAAL, encoded by the coding sequence ATGGAGGAGAGAATAGTTATCATACGGGGCTTCCTGATGACGGTGGATACTCTTCGAAAGTTTGTGATGCCCGAGGTGATCATCGGGGACGGTGCACGACGGCGTGCCGGTTTCTATCTTGAAAACTATGGTATACAGCGTCTTCTCCTCGTCACCGATCCCGGTATTGTCAGGGCCGGATGGGCTGATGAGATCCGTGCCCTTGCAGATGATCATGGTGTCACTGTGATGATCTTCAGTGGGATATCGGAAAATCCCCGGACCGATGAGGTTCATGCAGGGGCAGAGATCTACCATCGCGCCGGGTGTGACGGTATCCTTGCGATCGGGGGTGGCAGCCCGATGGACGCTGCAAAGGGCATCTCAATCCTTGCCACCAACGGCGGGGATATCCGTGAATACGAAGGTGTTGACCGGATCAGGCATATGGGTCCACCCCTCATCTGCATCCCGACGACGGCAGGAAGTTCAGCCGATGTCTCCCAGTTTGCGATCATCACCGATCAGGCAGAACAGAGGAAATTTGGGATCATCAGTAAGATGATCATCCCCGACATCTCACTCATCGATCCCTCCCTCCTGTCAACCCTTCCCCGGGAATTCATCGCATACTCAGGGTTTGACGCCCTGACGCATGCCATCGAGGCGTATGTCTCGACCGGAAGCTCACCAATGACCGATCTCCACGCATCTCAGGCGATACGGTTGCTGCACAGGGCACTTCCGGCTGCATACAGGAGCCGGGATGACGCATCTGCCGCAATGTCGATGATGCTTGGAAGCCTTCATGCAGGGCTTGCCTTCTCGAATGCGAGTCTCGGCCTCGTCCATGCAATGGGCCATGCCATCAGTGGCATGTATGATCTCCCCCATGGCGAGGTGAACTCACTCCTTCTTCCGCATGTCATCCGCTATAACTACCCTGCATCCATGGAACGATACAACCAGATTGCTCGCATTCTTGGTGCTTCTGATGAGGAGATACAGGAAGGCGGGGTATCCGCTATCGTCGATGCCATCAGGCGACTTGGAGGAGACGTTGGGATCACCGGAACGCTTGGAGACCGTGGGATGATGCATGATCAGATCCCTGATCTCGCCGCATCAGCAGTTCTCGATCCCTGTCTCGTCACAAATCCTGTATTTCCTGAGATAGAGGAGGTTATTGCTCTTTATGAAGCGGCGCTCTGA
- a CDS encoding DUF2117 domain-containing protein yields MRPLTCIFHGPAVFDEGDAARINRILDPDRLIVAGVMGRTAAIESGLAITPADLPPSIVINRMDGDIILVNRGKTPESGRCFGEIVAGRITGGRGLVHIECSDQTCYLWNEGDRELAEHVADRIGCRVIEISSTCRNTPEKRIIHGCLPGEPVCVEGITIGYATAREVILSRDNGSLIPVSGIRVKPHGMEKLAAIGCPPLDRAWCKSGEIRSSLPERTLRRAPGCGKIAVIDHAALDIYRIITPDLAGIVTIGDDTTAVCGHIGAVQGIPVFGITDGDADGIVPETYAPGSVVAHVISGTDDDVGREIAGTIPRDEELCWDRLVRDILCTYSGTIRIVRDLR; encoded by the coding sequence ATGCGACCCCTCACCTGCATATTCCATGGCCCGGCCGTCTTTGATGAAGGGGATGCCGCCAGAATCAACAGAATTCTTGATCCGGATCGCCTGATCGTTGCAGGAGTGATGGGGCGGACCGCTGCGATCGAGAGTGGTCTAGCAATCACACCTGCTGATCTCCCCCCATCAATTGTGATAAACCGGATGGATGGAGATATCATCCTGGTGAACCGGGGGAAGACCCCGGAGTCGGGGCGATGCTTCGGTGAGATCGTCGCCGGTCGGATCACCGGGGGGAGGGGGCTTGTTCATATTGAATGCTCGGATCAGACCTGTTATCTCTGGAATGAAGGAGACAGGGAGCTTGCAGAACATGTCGCTGACCGGATCGGCTGTCGGGTTATCGAGATATCATCAACCTGCCGAAATACTCCTGAAAAACGGATAATCCATGGCTGCCTGCCGGGTGAGCCGGTCTGTGTGGAAGGGATCACCATCGGCTATGCCACCGCCAGGGAAGTGATCCTCTCCCGTGATAATGGCTCCCTCATCCCGGTATCCGGCATCCGGGTCAAGCCGCATGGGATGGAGAAGCTTGCTGCCATCGGGTGCCCTCCCCTTGACCGGGCATGGTGTAAGAGCGGGGAGATACGCTCTTCCCTTCCGGAGAGAACACTCAGGCGTGCACCGGGGTGTGGAAAGATCGCCGTCATCGACCACGCCGCACTTGATATCTACCGGATCATCACCCCGGATCTCGCCGGTATTGTCACCATCGGTGATGACACCACCGCTGTATGTGGCCATATCGGGGCTGTCCAGGGCATCCCCGTGTTTGGGATCACCGATGGAGATGCCGACGGGATCGTCCCTGAGACGTATGCCCCCGGCTCAGTCGTGGCCCATGTCATCTCAGGAACGGATGACGACGTCGGGCGGGAGATTGCGGGGACGATCCCCCGGGATGAAGAACTCTGCTGGGACCGACTGGTGCGGGACATTCTCTGCACGTATTCCGGCACGATCCGGATCGTGAGGGATCTGCGGTGA